Proteins encoded in a region of the Oncorhynchus clarkii lewisi isolate Uvic-CL-2024 chromosome 18, UVic_Ocla_1.0, whole genome shotgun sequence genome:
- the LOC139372603 gene encoding myelin-associated glycoprotein-like isoform X1 → MISITQSQCFVTVEGTSTTSEMGLWLIAFTIFLLKGALCQQWSLWTPQSIVAVGGSCLMVPCRFQIPAEFDATLNNCTLHGLWKKHSEWGNIVFHSAQTDAKNIIKGVMLGTLLNKNCTTIFNSFSAGYDDTYIFRLECAGTNHLKYNFLPGVNINHTDTPPRPQLISMGNIMEGEWARLSCSAPAPCPTLPPSLTWTSRLGGSVESRLQEGIDGLMTMTSTLTFTASLRHHGLMVKCAACYTLQPGGTTKTTQGNLTLNVLYAPKNTVVLSNPTGPVPEGRAVTLTCQSDANPPVESYSWYKDISGKETWKANGQTLVLLVSKADSGLYLCEAHNQNGSQRSKAMPLEFESDQFFKMAPYIICGVMVLLYVLTATVEVYKYKSLSRRLKQIELSLSGKADNTYTNLRIASTSSDYDELQMTRAVPGKSNSHENPIGIGRGSERAAP, encoded by the exons ATGATCTCCATTACTCAGTCACAG tgttttgttACTGTGGAAGGCACCTCAACAACATCAGAGATGGGTCTGTGGTTAATTGCGTTCACCATTTTTCTGTTGAAAG GTGCTCTCTGCCAACAGTGGAGTCTGTGGACGCCCCAAAGCATTGTGGCTGTTGGTGGATCCTGCCTAATGGTCCCATGTAGATTCCAGATCCCTGCAGAGTTTGATGCTACCTTGAACAACTGCACACTCCATGGGCTTTGGAAGAAACATTCAGAATGGGGAAATATTGTTTTCCACTCAGCCCAAACGGATGCCAAGAACATCATCAAGGGAGTGATGTTAGGAACTCTGTTGAACAAGAACTGCACCACTATTTTCAACAGTTTCTCTGCAGGATATGATGACACATATATCTTTAGGCTGGAATGTGCTGGAACAAATCACCTCAAGTATAACTTTCTACCAGGTGTAAATATCAATCATACAG acaccccacccagaccccAACTGATCTCTATGGGCAACATCATGGAGGGGGAGTGGGCTAGACTGAGCTGCTCTGCCCCCGCCCCCTGCCCTACATTGCCGCCCTCCCTGACCTGGACCTCTAGGCTGGGTGGAAGTGTTGAGAGCCGGCTACAGGAGGGTATAGATGGGCTCATGACCATGACCTCCACCCTGACATTTACCGCCTCCCTCCGGCATCATGGGCTGATGGTCAAATGCGCCGCCTGCTACACACTGCAGCCAGGGGGCACCACCAAGACGACTCAGGGGAACCTGACCCTCAATGTTCTGT ATGCCCCTAAAAACACTGTAGTCCTGTCCAACCCAACAGGGCCTGTGCCTGAGGGTAGGGCAGTGACCCTGACCTGCCAGAGTGATGCCAACCCACCGGTGGAGAGCTACTCCTGGTACAAAGACATCAGTGGGAAGGAGACCTGGAAGGCCAATGGACAGACACTAGTCCTCCTGGTCAGCAAAGCGGACAGCGGGCTCTACCTTTGTGAGGCCCACAACCAGAACGGATCACAGAGGTCAAAGGCCATGCCTCTGGAGTTTGAAA GCGACCAATTTTTCAAGATGGCCCCCTACATCATCTGTGGAGTGATGGTGTTGCTTTATGTTCTGACCGCCACCGTGGAGGTGTATAAATATAAAAG TCTCTCCAGAAGACTGAAA CAGATCGAGCTCTCCCTCTCAGGGAAAGCGGACAACACATACACCAACCTAAGGATCGCCAGCACCAGCTCTGACTATGACGAACTCCAG ATGACCAGGGCTGTCCCAGGTAAATCTAACTCTCATGAAAACCCCATTGGAATTGGCAGAGGAAGTGAAAGAGCTGCGCCCTGA
- the LOC139372603 gene encoding myelin-associated glycoprotein-like isoform X2 yields the protein MISITQSQCFVTVEGTSTTSEMGLWLIAFTIFLLKGALCQQWSLWTPQSIVAVGGSCLMVPCRFQIPAEFDATLNNCTLHGLWKKHSEWGNIVFHSAQTDAKNIIKGVMLGTLLNKNCTTIFNSFSAGYDDTYIFRLECAGTNHLKYNFLPGVNINHTDTPPRPQLISMGNIMEGEWARLSCSAPAPCPTLPPSLTWTSRLGGSVESRLQEGIDGLMTMTSTLTFTASLRHHGLMVKCAACYTLQPGGTTKTTQGNLTLNVLWPVPEGRAVTLTCQSDANPPVESYSWYKDISGKETWKANGQTLVLLVSKADSGLYLCEAHNQNGSQRSKAMPLEFESDQFFKMAPYIICGVMVLLYVLTATVEVYKYKSLSRRLKQIELSLSGKADNTYTNLRIASTSSDYDELQMTRAVPGKSNSHENPIGIGRGSERAAP from the exons ATGATCTCCATTACTCAGTCACAG tgttttgttACTGTGGAAGGCACCTCAACAACATCAGAGATGGGTCTGTGGTTAATTGCGTTCACCATTTTTCTGTTGAAAG GTGCTCTCTGCCAACAGTGGAGTCTGTGGACGCCCCAAAGCATTGTGGCTGTTGGTGGATCCTGCCTAATGGTCCCATGTAGATTCCAGATCCCTGCAGAGTTTGATGCTACCTTGAACAACTGCACACTCCATGGGCTTTGGAAGAAACATTCAGAATGGGGAAATATTGTTTTCCACTCAGCCCAAACGGATGCCAAGAACATCATCAAGGGAGTGATGTTAGGAACTCTGTTGAACAAGAACTGCACCACTATTTTCAACAGTTTCTCTGCAGGATATGATGACACATATATCTTTAGGCTGGAATGTGCTGGAACAAATCACCTCAAGTATAACTTTCTACCAGGTGTAAATATCAATCATACAG acaccccacccagaccccAACTGATCTCTATGGGCAACATCATGGAGGGGGAGTGGGCTAGACTGAGCTGCTCTGCCCCCGCCCCCTGCCCTACATTGCCGCCCTCCCTGACCTGGACCTCTAGGCTGGGTGGAAGTGTTGAGAGCCGGCTACAGGAGGGTATAGATGGGCTCATGACCATGACCTCCACCCTGACATTTACCGCCTCCCTCCGGCATCATGGGCTGATGGTCAAATGCGCCGCCTGCTACACACTGCAGCCAGGGGGCACCACCAAGACGACTCAGGGGAACCTGACCCTCAATGTTCTGT GGCCTGTGCCTGAGGGTAGGGCAGTGACCCTGACCTGCCAGAGTGATGCCAACCCACCGGTGGAGAGCTACTCCTGGTACAAAGACATCAGTGGGAAGGAGACCTGGAAGGCCAATGGACAGACACTAGTCCTCCTGGTCAGCAAAGCGGACAGCGGGCTCTACCTTTGTGAGGCCCACAACCAGAACGGATCACAGAGGTCAAAGGCCATGCCTCTGGAGTTTGAAA GCGACCAATTTTTCAAGATGGCCCCCTACATCATCTGTGGAGTGATGGTGTTGCTTTATGTTCTGACCGCCACCGTGGAGGTGTATAAATATAAAAG TCTCTCCAGAAGACTGAAA CAGATCGAGCTCTCCCTCTCAGGGAAAGCGGACAACACATACACCAACCTAAGGATCGCCAGCACCAGCTCTGACTATGACGAACTCCAG ATGACCAGGGCTGTCCCAGGTAAATCTAACTCTCATGAAAACCCCATTGGAATTGGCAGAGGAAGTGAAAGAGCTGCGCCCTGA